The DNA window ATTGCATTCACAAATAAAGGGACTGAACAACTATGGGAGGCTATTAATAAGCACAGGGAGTTTCTCCTAAGTAGTGGAGAGATCGAAAAGAAAAGAAAGTTTAGAGTAGAAGAGGAGATTAAGGCTATTGTCTCAAGCACAATTGCAAGGAAGATTGGTGAAAAGATGGGAGAAGATGATATAGCCACACTTATAGAAAAGATAGCTAAAAGAGAAATCGACCCATATTCTGCTGCTAATCTTGTGCTGGAAAAGGCTTTGGGGGTGAAAGCATGATAAAAAAGGTTGACCATATTGGGATTGCTGTTAGGAATATCGAAGAGGCAATTAAGGTTTGGGAAGGTCTTGGATTGAAGGTTGAAGAAATTGAAGAGGTTGCAGAGCAAAAAGTTAGGACAGCAATATTCCATGCTGGTGAAACAAGGATTGAACTTTTAGAGGCCACTTCTGAGGATTCCCCGATAGCAAAGTTCATTGAAAAGAGGGGAGAAGGAATCCACCATATTGCATTGGGTGTTGATAACATTGAGGAGCATCTCAAAAAGCTAAAAGAAGAAGGGTTTAGGTTAATTGATGAAATACCTAGGATAGGTGTTGGTGGGGCAAAAATAGCTTTTGTGCATCCAAAAAGCGTCGGTGGAGTTCTCTTAGAACTATGTGAAAGAGAAGAATGATCTCTTCTTTTTTAAATTTCTGACCTCATCTCTGTCCTGAAGGGCGAGGCTTTTAAAAGAAAAACGTAATAGAAGTTTTTCTTGCTAAAGAATTTTAGAAGAATCTTTGAGTGGCCGGCGGCGTCCTCGGTTTCCCGCCCCCTCTCGGAGGGCAGTACCGCCGAGATCGCTGGCGGGCTTAACTTCCGGGGTCGAAACGAGTCCGGGTGTGACCCCGCCGCTATGACCGCCGTACC is part of the Thermococcus sp. MV5 genome and encodes:
- the mce gene encoding methylmalonyl-CoA epimerase; the protein is MIKKVDHIGIAVRNIEEAIKVWEGLGLKVEEIEEVAEQKVRTAIFHAGETRIELLEATSEDSPIAKFIEKRGEGIHHIALGVDNIEEHLKKLKEEGFRLIDEIPRIGVGGAKIAFVHPKSVGGVLLELCEREE